A segment of the Lycium ferocissimum isolate CSIRO_LF1 chromosome 10, AGI_CSIRO_Lferr_CH_V1, whole genome shotgun sequence genome:
acaaagcTATATTTATCTGATTAATTTATTCATATAAAGTTGTATTCTCTTTTTTGGCAGCACTAGTATCTTGTTATTAGTTATGGTGTTTAATTGAAAAGATTTTCAATCTTGAGTTATTATTACTTGTGTTCATCATGGGTTGTTGTCAATCGTTAATTTTGAAAGAGCGTAGCTCAGAGAAAGATCTGCGCGTGAGTCATCCACGCGCCTCCAACGGCACCGGCGCCGGAGCCGCCGTCGGAGATGGTGGTGTACCGATATTCTCTGAATTTTCACTATCTGAGCTGAAAGCAGCTACGAATAACTTCAATTCAGAGTGTATAGTTTCTGAAAGTGGGGAAAAAGCACCTAATATGGTTTATAAAGGGCGTTTGCAGAATCGACGTTGGATCGCTGTTAAGAAATTTACTAAATCTGCTTGGCCTGATCCTAAACAATTTGCGGTACTTCTTGGTctttttggtcttctttatgaagttagggtttttttttttttttcatacttgttGTTTATAGTGTAGTATTCTTAAAAGACATAAAGCCTTTTTACTTCACATAGTAGCAAAGGATTAATTCAAGTTAATAAGATGTCAGCCATCTGTTTTCAATACATTAACTAATTTAGGATTGAGGGGTTACTGTTATTGGtttctgatttttatttttttgtttgttttttggtGTAATTAGGAGGAAGCATCAGGTGTTGGGAAATTGAGGCATAAAAGGCTGGCTAATTTGATTGGGTACTGCTCTGATGGGGATGAGAGGCTGCTTGTAGCTGAGTACATGCCAAATGATACACTTGCAAAACATCTATTTCACTGTATGCTTATATTTTACTGCTGTTCTTTTTTTAGCTTTAATGCAGTTTTTTATGGGAGTGAAGAGAAAAATCACGATACTTTGATTGTTCATAGTTAGAGAAAGGACTTAAGTTAACATTAATTGCGTTGCTCCGACAGGTGTTGGGAGATATTAAGTAGTAACCGTGCTTTTTGGTTTATCGACTAATTTATGTCTTAGCTGATTAGCTACCATCTCCTTTTGCACATTAGAGAGGCAACATGGTTATTTGGGGCactaaaaaattaacttttgtcGTAAAAGGCATAACATGGAAAATTGCGCAGATTATCCACGAGCACAGCATTTCTATTTTAAGCATGGAATTGGGGGAGGGATATTTAAGAGCTTAAAATTTTTATGGGGTGTGTGGAATACGCTGTACCttttgtttgtatatatttggattATTTGTTAACTTATCCTGTTTCTTGCTTTGTTGCTTTTATGGATTGTTTCTTCCCTAGTTAATCTGATGCAATGTATTAAAGTTTTATATGGTATATTGCTTCATCTCATGGTGTCTGTGGAATTGCACTGTTTCTTTCCTTCTATGCAGGGGAGAATCAAACCCTTGAATGGGCCATGCGTTTAAGAGTGGCTCTATATATTGCTGAAGCATTGGATTACTGTAGCAGCGAAGGTCGACCACTATACCATGACTTGAACGCATATCGAGTTCTCTTTGACGAGGTGTTTTGACAGACCTCTTCTTTTTTAGCTTAAAATGTCCTTTTTACATTCTAGGGTGATAGCTTTGTTCTTTTCCTCTACTGCTTTTCCCCTTCCAGTGAACAGAATAGGGTAATGTAGACTTCTGAATTTACTTGTGCCATTGTGTTAATTTGGTAAATGATTTTTGGCAGGGTGGCGATCCCCGTCTTTCTTGTTTTGGGTTGATGAAAAATAGCAGGGATGGTAAAAGTTATAGCACAAACCTCGCTTATACACCTCCTGAGTATTTAAGAAATGGTAAAGTTTCAAACATTTTGTCTCTGTTGAGTTTCAAAGCTTTTCTCGTAGCATTATTTCCATGGATAGTGATGTTATGTGGAACTGGAAATTTGGGGCTGGTATAAATCTCCTTGAACGAGACAGTCATTTGGTGATGATGGCTGGAGCTCATGTAAAAAGAGAAGGATTCCACATGTGTTATATATGAGGATGGATGGAGTAACTTTGCTATTTACTTGTAAATTTGTAACCAAGAAACATGTCTTGAGCTCCCTCGATGACCAGATTGAATGTTTACTTGGATGATTTATATAATAGTTTGCTCATCTCAATCTACGTGTCGAAGAATCTTAAGTCTGTTGTTTCTTTGAAATATATATCTGAGTCCAATACTTCTTGAATAGTGTGTGCCTCTTGAGATATCTACTCCTTGGGTGTTAACACAGGACCAAAACTAGTATTCGTATCCTGACATTTAAATGCAACTATGTTTGCTGTGACTTCTTGATATTCTAGTAGATGGTAGATTGGAAGGCTCTTGCCTCATAGACATAATTCTGTGATgtgagaaaatgaagaaaatttagAACAGAAGTTGTAGCTCTCTGTAGACCAAGTCAGCAGTAAAAAAATGGAGCAAAAATGAAGCAAAAACTTGCACCACCGTTCACTAGcttcatttttacatataaCTTCCGTGACCACTTTTCACAATCTAATTTGTGCTGGTAATAGCTAAAAATATAGCTGCAAGCACCAACTGATTAGTATGCTATTTCTGCTGAACTTTCAAACACAACAATATGTAAATGCTCATGGAAGAAGGATCTGTTAAAATGTCCCTTGTCAAACAGTTTAAGGTTTTATGTGAGATGGTTACACAATTGAACATGATATCCatttttagccaaaaaaaaaaaagtttaatctGGTACTGGAGCAGGCAGAGGTCTGACATCACTAACATCCTTAGCCTTTAGATGAGTTGTCACACAATTCAACATCACGTAAACTCAAAGAGTTTTGAATTGAAATCtgaggaggaggaagagaagCAGCGGTGAATAAGCTATCAATTGAATTTGCTGCCTTCTGCATGTCCAATAACCTAATATACACTATGTGATCATTTTATCTTTGACGGATGACCTCTTTCCATATGAATTATTTATTTCTGACCAAGACATTCAGATTTTTGCTTGCCAGTAAACTACTATCACTAACCAGCTACTGGAAACTGATAGCTTGGTGGAGGGAGTGGGGGTGGGACTATATCCTTTTAGGACAATTCACAAAGAAGAGATCTTCTTTCATATTATCTGACACCTTTAGAGTGATTTCGGAATTCATATCCTGCATAGCCATGTATTATACACTTATGCGCTGGTAGTTCTAAGTCGCATTCCTgcttttggtgttttttttggAGAAGGGGTGATGGAACTTAAATATGACAATTGAAAAAGGCGAGATGCCATTATGAACTACATCAGTGATTCTACTGATATCTATCACTTTCTATTTATTATCATTCTCAATGTTAAACTTATTTTAGGGCATGAAGAATTTCTTGTCTATTTGCAGGAAGAGTTACTCAAGAAAGTGTTGTTTTCAGCTATGGAACTGTCCTTTTGGACCTGCTAAGTGGAAAACATATCCCTCCTGGTCATGTAAGTTTCTTAGAGTCTGTTCGTCAGTTGTAACCCAGTATGTCCATTTCTTCTTGCTCCAAATCTCAGGGAGTGTCACCTTATTAGTGATGGGGACACTATTTTAGGCTCTGTTGTGTTGTATTTATGTGCTGGTGCTCTGGAAATTATTTGTGAGACAAGCAACTATCTTTGGTGTCTAAGACTGTACAGATTTTGTTGCTAGAGCAGCAATAGGAGGGTAGTCGGACATTAGGCTTGGTGGAACGTTATGAGTTTTAAGACTGTTTTGACTAAACTTCCTCAGACATTTTATGTACCTTTGCTTCAACTTTCTAAGGGAAGAGGAGAAATTTATTTGGTGTTAACATTCATGTAGAGTATATTTCTTCACTTTCTCTTGAAGAGCATTCCATATTGGTATCATTGTGTTAcgttatttttcttttgcaaTTCCTCCTCTTTTTATTGCACAGAAACTCTTGTTGCTCAGTTCATTCCTTATGTTTCAGGCACTTGATATGATACGGGGCAAAAATATTCTTCTATTAATGGATTCACATTTGGAGGGAAATTTCTCAACAGAAGAGGCAACAGTTGTATTTGATCTGGCTTCACGATGCTTGCAGTATGAACCCAGGGAGCGACCAAATACCAAAGACCTCGTTTCAACACTTGGTCCATTGCAAAGTAAACCTGATGTTAGTCCTACCACCATAATCTACTCTTTTTCTCGATGCATAGTTTTCTATCATTTCCCCTTCCAAAAAATACggggaaaaaataataatgtagAAGCATGTTTTCACATCTTCTGTTCTTTTTGTCACAAGCAATTATGAGCAACTGCTTCCGGTAGGAAGTTTGACTCTTTCCAATATTTAGCTCTAAGTGATTGTTTTGTTTTATTCAATTAGAGGTTGAGAGGAGTTTCTGATAATCTGGTTGCAGGTTGCATCTCATGCAATGTTGGGTATTCCTAAGAATGAAGAAGCTCCACCAACTCCACAGCACCCTCTTTCTGCAATGGGGGATGCTTGTTCAAGAATGGATCTCACAGCTATTCATCAGATTTTGGTAATGACACATTATAAAGACGATGAAGGGACAAATGAGGTAATTCTTTTGACCAGAACTACCACTTTGAAAAGTCTGTTTTTttctaagttactcggactcttcactttcggtgccgcacccgtgtcgacaCGACATGGGTGTGGGATCCGTACCCGATTTGGTCAAAAGATTTCGGGTGCTTTGATCAAAATCGATAGAGAAATTTGATACAGGCAATGATTGctgaaatcaaaacaaaagctaGGGCTATTGCAATAGCCATTTTACACCTCTATATCATTTGCAATACCCATGTTACACCAAAAAATAGTAAGGAGATGCATCTATACTTAATATTAGTTACAGGTTCAAAATTGCTCTAAAAAATTTGTGCATTCTTTTTCTTATAAATAATCCCCTATTTTCTGGGCATATttttataactctatttttagatAGTTGAATTATTTCTAGCTGAATTCCAGCACCCGTATCCATACCTGGATCAGTatccccgaatcttaaaatttagatcatgaaggatcCAACCTCTAGATCCACACCTGTATCGGATacccgcacccgagtccgagtaacttaggtTTTTTCACATCTTTATATGATGCTGGATGCCCAATCATGCAGTTGTCTTTCCAAGAGTGGACTCAACAGATGAGGGATATGTTAGAGGCAAGAAAGCGTGGAGACTTGGCATTTCGGGACAAGGACTTTAAAACTGCCATTGATTGCTATTCACAGGTATTTGCATTCATTTAATGAGAAAGGTGTCAATCTGCAACACTGGTTACAACTTGCAACTTCCTTTTTGTCAAATCTAGTAAGGTCATTATTGACAATAAAAGACTTATGACGCAGTGGAGACATGAGGTAGACTGAAATATGCTTCATATTAACTCCTGAAAGCCATTTATGCAATTGGATGCCATAATTGTACTTCGTCGATTAATAGAGACATGCATCTCCTTTTTTGGGGTTGGAATGGAAGGTCTTGTGCCATTTTTTCGGTGGGTTGTTTGACATTCCCAAATCTATAGATGTCTCCGATTTAGAATTTGCAAGTTCTTTGTCTATCTATACTCAACCATTTAGTAGAAGACCAAAATCTGAATGTGGCCCGTTTTTAAGGTGACTTTTCCACATCTAATTTCATACTAAGCGGGATCTGGTTCACCAAGTTGGTGACATTTTTAGTTATTTGTATGACCACTGAATCGTCCTTGGCCAATAATCCAAGGAATAGACTCAATGCATTCTTTACATTTAAATTATATTGTAGCAGGTCTGGTTCACCAGGCCGTGACATGTTTGTTATTTGTGTGACTGGTAAATCTGCCATGTTATATGGAACATCTGGTGTATATGCTCCAACTAGTGCTGATATTGTAGCATGAAGTAGCCTGTTTGTTATGAAGTAGCTAGGTTGTGACATGTTTGTTGTTTGTGTGACTGGTAAATCTGCCATGTTAAATTGAGCATCTGGTGTATATGCTCCAACTAATGCTGATATTGTAGCATGAagtagcctgtttggccaagcttctccaaggccaaaggtgtttttatttttcaaagttgaggtgtttggcGAAGCTTTTAGGAGAAAGTGTTTTTGAGTAGAAGCAGAAGCTGTTTTTTGAGAAGCTGAGAAAAATAGCTTCTctccaaaagcactttttt
Coding sequences within it:
- the LOC132033052 gene encoding serine/threonine-protein kinase BSK1 → MGCCQSLILKERSSEKDLRVSHPRASNGTGAGAAVGDGGVPIFSEFSLSELKAATNNFNSECIVSESGEKAPNMVYKGRLQNRRWIAVKKFTKSAWPDPKQFAEEASGVGKLRHKRLANLIGYCSDGDERLLVAEYMPNDTLAKHLFHWENQTLEWAMRLRVALYIAEALDYCSSEGRPLYHDLNAYRVLFDEGGDPRLSCFGLMKNSRDGKSYSTNLAYTPPEYLRNGRVTQESVVFSYGTVLLDLLSGKHIPPGHALDMIRGKNILLLMDSHLEGNFSTEEATVVFDLASRCLQYEPRERPNTKDLVSTLGPLQSKPDVASHAMLGIPKNEEAPPTPQHPLSAMGDACSRMDLTAIHQILVMTHYKDDEGTNELSFQEWTQQMRDMLEARKRGDLAFRDKDFKTAIDCYSQFVDVGTMVSPTVYARRSLCYLMCDQPDAALRDAMQSQCVYPDWSTAFYMQAVALSKLDMHKDAADMLNEAAILEERKRGGRAS